The genomic DNA TAGCGCTCGTCAATGGTCATCTGTTCGTCTTCCGGCATGGTCCCCTCGGTGACATTATCATTTGAGTGAACCATACCATCCTAGTGACATTTTAGCTGATAGAATACGTGTACTTGACGGTTTGATGGATGTGGGGTAAGGTTGCCGCGAGGACCGGGAGTCACTATGAAGATGATTGTAGGACAAATGTCGACTGAAGCATCGATTGACCAGATCATTCGTCCCCCTACTCTGACCAAAGCAGTGGCCGCCAACCTGCGCGACGCCATTCTGCGCGGCAAGCTGGCGCCCGGCCACGCGCTGCGCGAGGAAGAGCTCAGCAGCAACATGGGCGTGTCTCGCGGCACGGTGCGTGAGGCGCTGCGACTGTTGCGCGAAGAGGGGTTGGTGGAAGTATTCACCCATCGCGGCGTCTATGTGACCCAGATTTCGTGCGAAAAGGCCCACGAGGTTTATACCCTGCGCGCCCTTCTCGAGCCTTACGCGGTGCGCGTGGCCCTACAGCGGCATGCTTACCGCCCCCACGACCTGGCTCAGCTGCAAGAGACCGTGCACAAGCTGGGCGAATACGAGCGGTTGGGCGACATCCTGTCCGAGATCAGAACCGATCAAGAGTTCCACACGCAAATCTGCGCTCCATGCAAGCACCAGCTGCTGCTGAGCATCCAGGAGAGCTTGCAGTCGCTGATGAGTCTGTTCATGCTCAGCACCAAGATCTACCACGCTGATCCGTACAACAACGAGGAACAGCACCAGGAAGTACTCGACGCGCTGCTGACCGGTATTCCGGAGCGCGGCGAAATGGTCCTGCGACAGCACATCGAGCGGTCCGGCGAGTCGCTGCTGAGACGCATCAAGGAAGTGACCGCGGCCC from Chloroflexi bacterium ADurb.Bin180 includes the following:
- the csiR gene encoding HTH-type transcriptional repressor CsiR; its protein translation is MKMIVGQMSTEASIDQIIRPPTLTKAVAANLRDAILRGKLAPGHALREEELSSNMGVSRGTVREALRLLREEGLVEVFTHRGVYVTQISCEKAHEVYTLRALLEPYAVRVALQRHAYRPHDLAQLQETVHKLGEYERLGDILSEIRTDQEFHTQICAPCKHQLLLSIQESLQSLMSLFMLSTKIYHADPYNNEEQHQEVLDALLTGIPERGEMVLRQHIERSGESLLRRIKEVTAAQSPV